ATGGCTCACAGTGAGAATCTCGATCCTCACCAGCTTTGTCCGCCTAGCAGAACGACATGGAATCATCAACATCATCACTGCCACTGCACTCGTAGTCAGGAGAGGGTTCAACAAATCTAACTGGAGTCAGAGGTTTGCTTTCGTTGATGCGCTGCGCAGCCCTCTCCCCTAATTTTTTGTTCCCATATTCCCGGCAGCAGTCGAAGATCCTGAGCCACATAGCGGTTGTTGGTTCAAAGGGCATGTGATCCACAAAATCCTCTAGCTCAACCATGTAACCATGCTTCCCCAACAGTTCGATCATGCACTCATAGTGCTCCATGCGAGGGACGATGCTATACTCATCGGTCATCAGAGTGAAATAACTCCTCCCCAACCCAACATGCCCCTCGCAGATGCATGAAACCAGAGCACCAAGGAAAGTGACAGAGTCTGGCCTAATCCCCTGCTTCCGCATTTCATCAAACAGTTCAAGCCCATAGTCACCTTTACTATTGTAAGCACATCCAAAGATCATAGAATTCCACAGGATAACGTCCTGAGATAATCCCAACTCAAAGACCCTGGTGGAGTAATCAAACAGCCTACACTTGGAATACATATCAACCAGTGCACTTCGCAGTATATCGTCAACCTCATACTCGTTTCTGATAATGTATGCATGAATCTGCTTCCCATGCTTAAGCAGAAATATGTTTGCACAGGCTGCAAGTGCAGAGCTGAACGTGGACTGGCTAGGTTTTGCCTCGGATTGCATCTCACGTAGAGCATGCAGAGCTGCTTCACTCATGGAGTGGCGTTCATAACCTGAGATCAGTGAGTTCCAAGAGTACCTGTCTCTCTCTGATCCCATCTCAGATAGAAGAAGCTGTTCTGCACTCCTCAGGCATCCACATTTGGAATACATCCTCACAAGTGCATTCATCAAAAAGGGATAACTGAACAAACCACACTTGAATGCGAACGCGTGGAGCTCCTCACCTTTCCCGAGGTCAAACAGGCCTGTACAGGCATTAAGCACGGATCCAAGTGTAACAGCATCAAGCTCCCTAGTCtcctgcctcatctgctggaaCAAATCTAGAGCACCAGTCAGATCCATGGACCTGACATAGCCGGTCAACATAGCATTCCAGGATACCAAATTGTGTTGTTCCATGCCATCAAACACCCACTTTGCATCAACAATCCTCCCACAAGCAGCCAATCCTGACACAATTGAAGTGGACATCACCACGTCCTTCATTGGTGCCAAGTTGAAGAGCCTTTGTGCTGCATCAATGTTGCCACACTTTGCATACATATCTACAGCTGCGCTGCGCACATGTACATGGTGCTCATACCCATGTCGGAGCACAAAGTTATGTATGCACCTCCCTTCTTTAAGTGCACAGTTATCTCGGCAAGCAAGGATTGCATGTGTGACAGTATAAACCAGTGGCCTAACTCCAGCCCATACCATCCTGAAGAACATCTGAACTGCCATGTCACCCATACCAGCAACAAGATATCTCCTAATTATTACATTCCATGAAATGTCATTGGGTTGTAGGATGCCATCAAATGCCCGCCTTGCATCCGCAAGCAAGAGGCACTTTCCGTACACATCAACCAGTGCCGTCCCTAGAATCACGTTGGACTGAAAGTCCCTCTTTGCAATATGACAATGGAGCTGCTGTGCACCACACAGGTCAAGGCACTCAGCGCAACAGGCAAGCACTGATGCCAGTGTGACGTCCTTGGGGCGAATGCCAACAGAGTTCATGCCGGAGAAGAGGGAGAAAGCCTCTGCCGGGTTCCCGCCGCGGGACGCGGCGGAGATGATGGCGTTCCAAGAACCGCCGTCCCGGCGCGGCATTGCGTCGAACAGCTCCCGCGCGTCGGCGAGGCTGCCGCAGGCGGCTAGAGACTCGATGGCGCGGTTGAAGAGGAAGGTCGGGGTGGATGAGCGCGAGGTGGAAGGGGAAGATGACGAAGAGGAGGCGAGGTGGGAGgcgacgcggcgggcggcggcgagggagcggcgggaggTGGCCAGGCGGAGTAGCGAGGCGTAAAGCTCGGCCGGGAGCAGGGAGGAGCCAGAGCACGCGGGGAGGGCGTCGATGGCGGCGAAGAGGTGCCCGGCGGCAACGTGGTTGGAGATTGCGGACacggctgaggcggcggcggaggcggccgccaTGGTGGCGGgaaggggagggaaggagggtgGTCGGATCCGACGCGGAACGTGGGCTTAAATTGAGCTTTACGACTTCAACCAGAATTCAGGCCCACAAACTATTTTCAGTCTTCTTACACTAAAGGAactctattttcattttttcttaTCATACTACTTTCGGTAGTTCTGCAATTTCCTACGTAAAATAACTTGAATGAACATAAAATTAGTGCTATAAAAAAAGGCAAACCACATTGTTTAGATGATAGGATCAAAGACACCAAGTTCTAAAATAGTTGTTTCTTCACAAAATATAAGATTTTAGTTTGCTATATGTCAAACTTCTTTTTAACTTTGATCACGTTTTTAGTAAAATGCATCAAAAGCTGTAGTACCAAATATATTTATTAAATCCACTATGAAATATATATTGCTAGTGcatttataaatttgatcaaaaatTGAGAATCTTGactaggacaaaactaaaaaaaatcttaCATTTCATAATAAAGTTACATTTTTGGAATGGAAATAATACTTAGTTTGGTCTACATGCTCTTTTTGCCGGTATCAAATTACAATACCTCTTCATGCCGGTGGCCAGTAAGGAaaccatccaaacacccttttGCCTAATGCACAACATTGTGTTTGAGTACACTCTACTAGTCATGGTTAAACAGTACACCTAGAAAGGATTAAGCCATTAGACCACTCTACAGGTTATTA
This portion of the Setaria viridis chromosome 7, Setaria_viridis_v4.0, whole genome shotgun sequence genome encodes:
- the LOC117862582 gene encoding pentatricopeptide repeat-containing protein At3g26540; the protein is MAAASAAASAVSAISNHVAAGHLFAAIDALPACSGSSLLPAELYASLLRLATSRRSLAAARRVASHLASSSSSSPSTSRSSTPTFLFNRAIESLAACGSLADARELFDAMPRRDGGSWNAIISAASRGGNPAEAFSLFSGMNSVGIRPKDVTLASVLACCAECLDLCGAQQLHCHIAKRDFQSNVILGTALVDVYGKCLLLADARRAFDGILQPNDISWNVIIRRYLVAGMGDMAVQMFFRMVWAGVRPLVYTVTHAILACRDNCALKEGRCIHNFVLRHGYEHHVHVRSAAVDMYAKCGNIDAAQRLFNLAPMKDVVMSTSIVSGLAACGRIVDAKWVFDGMEQHNLVSWNAMLTGYVRSMDLTGALDLFQQMRQETRELDAVTLGSVLNACTGLFDLGKGEELHAFAFKCGLFSYPFLMNALVRMYSKCGCLRSAEQLLLSEMGSERDRYSWNSLISGYERHSMSEAALHALREMQSEAKPSQSTFSSALAACANIFLLKHGKQIHAYIIRNEYEVDDILRSALVDMYSKCRLFDYSTRVFELGLSQDVILWNSMIFGCAYNSKGDYGLELFDEMRKQGIRPDSVTFLGALVSCICEGHVGLGRSYFTLMTDEYSIVPRMEHYECMIELLGKHGYMVELEDFVDHMPFEPTTAMWLRIFDCCREYGNKKLGERAAQRINESKPLTPVRFVEPSPDYECSGSDDVDDSMSFC